CGCCGCGATCCTCTCGGAGGAGATCGAGTCCGGGCGTCTTGCCGAGGGCGACAAGCTGCCGACCGAGGTCGAGTTGGTCAAGCAGCTCGGCGTCAGTCGCACCGTGATCCGCGAGGCCGTCTCCCGGCTGCGCAACGCCGGGCTCGTCGAACCGCGCCAGGGCCGGGGCGTGTTCGTCATGCCCCGGCGCACCCGGCCGCTGGACCTGGAGGCCGAGGCATCCGGCACCAAGTCCAAGGTGCTGCAGATCGTGGAGGTCCGCCGCGCCATGGAGGGCGAGGCGGCATCACTGGCGGCCGTCAGGGCCACGCCGGACGACGTCGCCCGGATGCGCCAGTCGCTGGCCGCGATCGACAAGGCGGTGGCGGACGGCGGTGACGGGGTCGACGAGGACCTGGCCTTCCATCAGTCGATCGCCGAGTCGACCGGGAACGCGGTGATGGTCTCGACGGTGCGGTACCTGGGCGAGGTCATGCGCGGCGGCATCCGCGTCACGCGGGC
This Streptomyces sp. NBC_01283 DNA region includes the following protein-coding sequences:
- a CDS encoding FadR/GntR family transcriptional regulator, which produces MFSKVSGPIRLADRVAAILSEEIESGRLAEGDKLPTEVELVKQLGVSRTVIREAVSRLRNAGLVEPRQGRGVFVMPRRTRPLDLEAEASGTKSKVLQIVEVRRAMEGEAASLAAVRATPDDVARMRQSLAAIDKAVADGGDGVDEDLAFHQSIAESTGNAVMVSTVRYLGEVMRGGIRVTRANEARRDDFIEAVRVEHHAILAAVESGDAEAARSAVRRHMKHAASRLQDADEGFWTETDELKVDLDQR